From the genome of Nicotiana sylvestris chromosome 2, ASM39365v2, whole genome shotgun sequence, one region includes:
- the LOC138882380 gene encoding uncharacterized protein: MGSNLNRRNPDHWCEFHNNHGHKTADCSLLQGEVDHLLKQGYLTELFSEKDADGVLTPQNDALVISLLVHETNVKRVLIDPASSVNIILLRVLSEMQAKDKLVPKAHTLSGFDNSSVITKGEVTLTTFAEGVVKDTKFQVVEMEMAYNMILGRPWIHEMDVVPSTLHQVIKFPSLWGIREIRGDQQTSRSINSVVDSSMKNEEK, from the exons ATGGGATCAAATCTAAATAGACGTAATCCTGACcactggtgcgaatttcacaacaatCATGGTCATAAAACAGCAGATTGTAGTTTGCTACAAGGAGAAGTCGACCATCTACTGAAACAAGGGTATCTTACTGaattatttagtgaaaaag ATGCGGACGGCGTGTTAACTCCACaaaacgatgcactggtaatctctctacttgtacatgaaactaatgtgaaacgagttttgattgatccagctAGTTCTGTGaatattattttgctaagagtactaAGCGAGATGCAAGCTAAAGATAAGCTAGTACCTAAGGCACATACTTTGTctggcttcgacaattcaagcgtTATAACAAAAGGGGAGGTAACACTTACAACATTCGCAGAAGGGGTGGTCAAAGATACGAAATTCCAAGTGGTAGAGatggaaatggcttacaatatgattctcgggagaccgtggatccacgagatggatgttgttccatctaccttacatcaagttattaaattcccatcactaTGGGGAATACGTGAAATCCGTGGGGATCAACAGACTTCCAGAAGCATCAATTCTGTAGTAGATTCAagtatgaaaaatgaagaaaagtag